A region from the Oncorhynchus clarkii lewisi isolate Uvic-CL-2024 chromosome 8, UVic_Ocla_1.0, whole genome shotgun sequence genome encodes:
- the LOC139415051 gene encoding CASP8-associated protein 2-like isoform X1, whose product MEGDLMDEVYGDLSQDNCNTVAAIDDDSMDIYSGLASPRIYPNAERNCTLLSPQNLSSMDLYEEIITEEQQDKDSSYNELRTRYNAAQSQIEELLRRLQQIETKNTTLNTENSRLKKNICALIKTAKMEVVRKDKEINRLSQSFRPERGPAAHHQSQMNCLKNQGPMRLNPMGPYQPEVPTRLNPTGPYQPEVPTRLNHTVPYQPEVPTRLNPTGPYQPEVPTRLNPTGPYPPEVPTRLNHTGPPPPTQLPGSKGCVVKDLHQLHCQDRDVVLPQPPSDARNFRPPLPVTSRGDSEASVKGTYSSVSSSSKDSVKRHHTRELGLSDKPKQTKHREGRGESPRLSESKEQRHKNSPDVNKESHSDERNRSHRAQKDIGKYDSKSNKSRYPHPSDVEVHRRSDKSKSPHSDILHCTASSYRTSKGLSKVSADILSTGSSRHDKVLSFDKDDDKRSISIKDISSKNRMHAYSNQASLTKRSSEYFNRKGGTSPPRDHRRKKERKREDEIRKEKNKSGERKSSCTERGKEREEKRTKEHNRCSADVSKDKNMVNGKVREQKTHEESEVLPPEAKVAEKSSKEENGPNRKLSFMETLNLTLSPVKTPRQSAEVKEQEEGTPPDEVPEDQSAEDSGQPHLGELLVVDKIHSSVVDTHEVFENPVIQPSSEISKPPQPESMESRHTERESCQDAEKPLSEATVAKERHKCQLEVEDSTVQDGSEGRPELPEAMEGQRTKPTTPEPLREDCVSAPDCDIVLKTPLESRLEKCDSERKTGTSKDLTAAAVSATTTTVTENCGNNSNTDTGLSANGLTHEHSTGDSLVIITDKSNSETPSALVCKSQAVETVTQDPPAAVCVGHPAVEGSPGKQSESLKCTPFVQPKGLQQLPASIITNSSLEKNVTEGQDVSKDAVSSTISMEVDIGITSEVITDVTEIPVECEKEKTLVEQSSPLSSIGVSKVSSTTGEVAPSEQYNCGLAETPKKYLNSEPSYTENEEENVEPSSSIPMAHDEDSMMLTLSNLKVIPHAISPLTSPVRLKTKSQQLPCHSKPAYFKSLCKDFPSATGDSNSKKLEVNQENNNPGCSVTHAAQRDVDETSVHPSSLEELEEGEIVSESEEEETPVMPSSPPMTVRPTRTNKNQPTLKSSPRLSKKPAKENFKLGSKTLTSPFGSPTSNKTRYKTVQPPLPNAALSTVEEVMAMLAKIRYECRKKYMKLHSTFPKKTFCGVMDMSFFPSFTDFVDSVSFTKLCSQEDYLKVKLKNIIISVLSKLSNNGIVNRIFDQEPLNMKLKLWEFVDVQLDFLFKEIQTALRSVCKSSNGSQSAGAEKRDSLSGKGVPKLPVKSPKPSVATELKMQQGVTITRTSAPKRLQKEFTECVETSMKRTRSRTVPPCKTGLGRGKNIKMSFEEDMESVPQTSDPPVIQPPLQNVVEILPSNSSSSAEKTATYVRRLSQNGSLHDKPDFEILTEQQASSLTFNLVTDSQMGEIFKCLLQGSDLLETSVSAGDNHGWSLGTPLKERERFLGVGTPSKVGTPSKLIATWSAISPIKFSSPNSKVQIPLNPSLLDESCMLEVPSGLPEIRGTPQSSVFSHRSYSILAEDLSGSLTIPSPLKSDNHLSFLHPASGEPMSAPDSVISAHFSEDALMDGEDATEQDIHLALDTDNSSGASSGGGRTREAPVNPLFHFKPHLPMQAVVMEKSNDHFIVRIRHANTNSTNSGVNSSSPGSVNSTYQGNNSSSPGSVNSTYQGNNFSSPGSVNSTSLGINSSSLVVNSLSPDINSTKQVVNYTNLGINSSQEVNSSSPGSVNSTYPGNNATNPENNCAYPCVNFTSPEVISTNPGISPTSADINHGGAESPQTPPGQEKHGKDEDQPPEKTPSKSPFSEASPPFYLSSLSTSTETASALSSPCLTIIEDTPERDHSKGKTGKKRTKHHVETKAKRAKREVIPERSMHKKKSSKSPKGKGTGSSKRERSEVITPPQSTPSPNSLSAKNIIVKKGEVMVTWTRDEDRDILLALKMKGSSPDTFSALSEKLNKTPAQIAKRFSQLMKLFKKKEKMAN is encoded by the exons ATGGAGGGGGATTTGATGGACGAAGTGTATGGTGATCTCAGTCAAGACAACTGCA ATACGGTGGCAGCAATCGATGATGATTCTATGGATATTTATTCTGGTTTGGCAAGTCCGAGGATTTATCCAAATGCAG AAAGAAACTGCACACTCCTCTCACCACAGAATCTGAGCTCTATGGATTTATATGAAGAAATCATAACGGAGGAACAACAGGATAAAGACTCTTCCTACAATGAG TTGAGGACAAGATACAATGCTGCACAAAGCCAAATTGAAGAGTTACTTAGGCGGTTGCAGCAGATTGAAACAAAG AATACAACGCTGAACACTGAGAACAGCCGTCTGAAGAAGAACATCTGTGCGCTCATCAAAACAGCTAAAATGGAGGTTGTGCGGAAGGACAAGGAGATAAATAGGTTGAGCCAAAG TTTCAGGCCAGAGAGAGGTCCTGCTGCTCACCATCAATCTCAGATGAACTGCTTGAAAAATCAAGGTCCAATGAGACTGAATCCTATGGGGCCTTATCAACCAGAAGTTCCAACCAGACTGAATCCTACAGGGCCTTATCAACCAGAAGTTCCAACCAGACTGAATCATACGGTGCCTTATCAACCAGAAGTTCCAACCAGACTGAATCCTACGGGGCCTTATCAACCAGAAGTTCCAACCAGACTGAATCCTACAGGGCCTTATCCACCAGAAGTTCCAACCAGACTGAATCATACGGGTCCACCTCCACCAACTCAACTACCAGGATCTAAGGGTTGTGTTGTAAAGGATCTTCATCAGCTGCACTGTCAAGACAGAGATGTGGTCCTCCCCCAACCCCCATCTGACGCAAGAAATTTCAGACCACCTCTTCCTGTCACCTCTAGAGGCGATTCAGAAGCTTCAGTGAAAGGCACATATTCTTCTGTTAGCAGTTCCAGTAAGGACTCCGTAAAAAGACACCATACACGTGAACTAGGCCTGTCAGACAAGCCGAAACAAACCAAGCACAGAGAAGGCAGAGGTGAAAGTCCCAGGCTGTCTGAGTCAAAGGAGCAGCGACATAAAAACAGTCCAGATGTAAATAAGGAATCTCATTCAGATGAGAGGAACCGGTCACACAGAGCACAAAAAGATATTGGAAAATATGATTCTAAGTCAAACAAAAGCAGATACCCTCATCCCTCAGATGTTGAGGTACACAGGAGATCAGATAAGTCTAAAAGCCCACACTCAGACATTTTGCATTGCACTGCTTCCTCTTACCGTACGTCTAAAGGATTGTCTAAAGTCAGTGCAGACATTCTATCAACAGGGTCTAGTCGACATGATAAGGTGCTTAGCTTTGATAAGGATGACGATAAGCGTAGTATAAGTATTAAAGACATTTCCTCTAAAAACAGAATGCATGCCTATTCAAATCAAGCCAGTCTCACTAAACGATCCAGTGAATATTTTAATCGCAAGGGAGGGACAAGTCCTCCAAGGGACCATCGaaggaaaaaagagagaaaaagagaggatgaGATCAGAAAAGAGAAAAACAAGTCAGGAGAAAGAAAAAGCAGTtgtacagagagaggaaaggagcgCGAGGAAAAAAGAACAAAGGAACATAACCGATGCAGTGCGGACGTCAGTAAGGACAAGAACATGGTCAATGGTAAAGTCAGGGAGCAAAAGACACATGAGGAATCGGAAGTGCTTCCACCTGAGGCCAAAGTGGCTGAGAAAAGCTCTAAAGAGGAAAACGGTCCCAACAGAAAGTTAAGTTTCATGGAAACTCTGAACCTCACCCTGTCACCAGTtaaaacaccaagacagtctgCTGAAGTCAAGGAACAGGAGGAGGGCACACCACCTGATGAGGTGCCTGAAGATCAGTCAGCAGAAGACAGTGGACAACCTCATCTTGGAGAATTGCTTGTAGTAGACAAAATCCACAGTAGTGTAGTAGACACCCATGAGGTCTTTGAGAACCCAGTTATACAGCCCTCTTCAGAAATCTCAAAGCCTCCACAACCTGAAAGTATGGAgagtagacatacagagagagaatctTGTCAGGATGCTGAAAAGCCTCTGTCTGAAGCCACAGTAGCCAAAGAGCGACATAAGTGCCAGTTAGAAGTAGAAGACAGTACTGTCCAAGATGGCTCCGAAGGAAGACCTGAGCTGCCCGAGGCCATGGAGGGTCAGAGGACTAAACCCACCACACCAGAACCTCTCAGGGAGGATTGTGTTTCAGCTCCAGACTGTGACATTGTTTTGAAAACTCCACTGGAGAGCAGACTTGAAAAATGTGACTCAGAAAGAAAAACTGGCACGTCTAAGGATTTGACTGCTGCTGCTGTCTCtgcgactactactactgtcactgaGAATTGTGGAAACAATTCAAATACCGACACTGGCCTATCTGCTAATGGACTTACCCATGAACATTCAACTGGAGACTCACTGGTTATTATTACTGACAAGTCCAACAGTGAAACTCCCAGTGCTTTGGTCTGTAAAAGCCAAGCTGTTGAAACTGTGACACAAGATCCACCTGCTGCTGTCTGTGTGGGACATCCTGCTGTTGAAGGTAGTCCAGGAAAACAATCAGAATCTCTGAAATGCACACCTTTTGTCCAACCTAAGGGCCTTCAACAACTGCCTGCTTCCATTATTACTAATTCTAGTCTGGAGAAAAATGTGACAGAGGGGCAAGATGTTTCCAAGGATGCTGTGTCCAGTACGATTAGCATGGAGGTAGATATCGGCATCACGTCTGAGGTCATTACTGATGTTACAGAGATCCCTGTGGAGTGTGAGAAGGAGAAAACTCTTGTGGAACAAAGTTCACCATTGAGCAGTATTGGGGTGTCTAAGGTGAGTAGCACCACAGGAGAAGTTGCACCATCTGAGCAGTACAACTGTGGTTTGGCAGAGACACCAAAGAAGTACCTAAATTCTGAGCCAAGCTACACAGAGAATGAAGAGGAGAATGTTGAGCCCTCCAGCTCCATTCCGATGGCCCATGATGAGGACTCGATGATGCTCACACTGAGTAATCTAAAAGTCATTCCACATGCCATAAGCCCACTCACAAGCCCAGTCCGCCTGAAGACGAAAAGCCAGCAGCTGCCATGTCACAGCAAACCTGCTTACTTCAAGAGTCTTTGCAAAG ATTTTCCCAGTGCTACTGGAGATTCTAATTCAAAGAAGTTGGAAGTGAATCAGGAGAACAACAATCCTGGCTGCTCTGTCACACATGCTGCACAACGAGATGTGGATGAGACATCTGTCCATCCTTCCAGCCTTGAGGAACTGGAAGAGGGTGAAATTGTTAGTGAAAGTGAAGAGGAAGAAACTCCAGTCATGCCAAGTTCTCCACCCATGACGGTTCGGCCCACAAGAACGAATAAAAATCAACCAACTCTCAAGTCATCCCCTAGACTTTCAAAGAAGCCGGCCAAAGAAAATTTTAAACTCGGAAGTAAAACCTTGACTTCACCATTTGGAAGCCCCACATCAAACAAAACCCGCTACAAAACTGTTCAACCTCCTTTACCCAATGCTGCCTTGTCTACCGTGGAGGAGGTTATGGCCATGCTTGCAAAGATTCGCTATGAGTGCAGAAAAAAGTACATGAAGCTTCATTCAACATTCCCTAAGAAAACCTTCTGCGGTGTTATGGACATGTCCTTTTTTCCCTCTTTTACAGACTTTGTTGATAGTGTAAGCTTTACTAAACTATGCAGCCAAGAAGATTACCTCAAAGTTAAACTGAAGAACATCATCATTTCTGTTTTGAGTAAGTTATCAAATAATGGCATTGTCAACCGCATCTTTGACCAAGAACCACTTAATATGAAGTTGAAACTGTGGGAATTTGTGGATGTGCAGTTAGACTTCTTATTCAAGGAGATTCAAACTGCACTGAGAAGTGTTTGCAAATCCTCAAACGGAAGCCAGTCGGCAGGAGCAGAAAAAAGAGACAGTCTCTCTGGAAAGGGTGTACCCAAGCTGCCTGTGAAGTCCCCCAAGCCATCTGTGGCCACTGAACTTAAAATGCAGCAGGGAGTGACCATAACCAGAACTTCTGCACCAAAAAGACTGCAAAAGGAATTCACTGAGTGTGTTGAAACCAGCATGAAAAGAACCAGGTCTCGGACTGTCCCCCCTTGCAAAACAGGTCTTGGAAGAGGCAAAAATATTAAAATGTCCTTCGAAGAGGATATGGAATCGGTGCCTCAAACCTCAGATCCTCCTGTTATCCAACCTCCTTTGCAAAACGTGGTAGAGATCTTACCATCAAACAGCTCTTCATCTGCTGAGAAAACAGCAACCTATGTTCGCCGGCTGTCTCAAAATGGCTCACTCCATGACAAGCCTGACTTTGAAATCCTCACAGAACAGCAAGCCTCCAGCCTAACGTTCAACCTGGTAACGGACTCTCAGATGGGAGAGATCTTCAAGTGTCTTTTACAAGGGTCTGATCTGCTAGAAACGAGTGTCTCAGCTGGGGACAATCATGGCTGGTCCCTTGGTACTCCTCTGAAAGAAAGGGAGCGTTTCCTAGGCGTTGGTACCCCAAGTAAAGTTGGTACTCCCTCTAAACTCATTGCCACATGGTCAGCTATTTCACCTATCAAGTTTTCCTCTCCAAATTCAAAAGTCCAAATTCCATTAAATCCATCTTTGTTGGATGAGAGTTGCATGTTAGAGGTGCCCTCCGGCCTACCAGAAATCAGAGGGACACCACAGTCCAGTGTGTTCTCGCATAGATCATATTCCATCTTGGCAGAAGATCTGTCTGGGTCTCTCACAATTCCCTCACCTCTCAAGTCTGACAATCACCTCAGCTTTTTGCACCCAGCCAGCGGCGAGCCCATGTCTGCTCCGGACAGTGTCATCAGTGCACACTTCAGTGAGGATGCTCTTATGGATGGGGAAGACGCTACAGAGCAGGACATTCACCTTGCCCTGGACACGGACAACTCCAGCGGTGCATCAAGCGGTGGTGGCAGGACCAGGGAGGCTCCTGTTAACCCCTTATTTCACTTTAAGCCTCACTTGCCCATGCAGGCAGTAGTGATGGAGAAGTCAAATGATCATTTCATTGTGAGGATACGGCATGCAAACACCAACTCCACCAACTCGGGGGTCAACTCCTCAAGCCCAGGCAGTGTCAACTCTACCTACCAAGGAAATAACTCCTCAAGCCCAGGCAGCGTCAACTCTACCTACCAAGGAAATAACTTCTCAAGCCCAGGCAGTGTCAACTCCACAAGCTTAGGAATTAATTCATCAAGCCTAGTAGTGAATTCTTTAAGCCCAGACATCAATTCCACCAAACAAGTGGTCAACTACACCAACCTAGGAATCAACTCAAGCCAGGAAGTCAACTCTTCAAGCCCAGGCAGTGTCAACTCTACCTACCCAGGAAATAATGCCACCAACCCAGAAAATAACTGTGCCTACCCATGTGTCAACTTCACAAGCCCAGAAGTAATTTCTACCAACCCAGGCATCAGCCCCACAAGTGCAGACATCAATCATGGGGGTGCTGAGAGCCCTCAAACACCACCAGGACAAGAAAAACATGGTAAAGACGAAGATCAGCCCCCAGAAAAAACTCCTTCAAAATCCCCTTTTTCAGAGGCCAGTCCTCCTTTCTACCTTTCCAGCCTTTCCACAAGCACCGAAACAGCATCTGCGCTATCTTCGCCATGCCTCACCATCATAGAAGACACACCAGAGAGAGACCACAGCAAGGGTAAGACCGGGAAAAAGCGCACAAAGCACCATGTGGAAACTAAAGCAAAGCGGGCTAAAAGGGAGGTGATCCCAGAGAGGAGCATGCATAAAAAGAAGTCCTCAAAAAGTCCCAAAGGAAAGGGGACTGGAAGCTCCAAGAGGGAGAGAAGTGAAGTCATTACTCCACCCCAATCTACCCCATCACCCAACAGCCTGTCTGCCAAGAATATCATAGTAAAAAAAGGTGAAGTGATGGTGACGTGGACAAG GGATGAAGACCGAGATATTCTCCTCGCACTGAAGATGAAAGGTTCCTCTCCAGATACTTTCTCTGCCCTTTCAGAGAAATTGAACAAGACACCCGCTCAG ATTGCAAAGCGATTTTCCCAACTGATGAAGCTTTttaagaagaaggagaagatggCAAACTGA